One genomic segment of Elgaria multicarinata webbii isolate HBS135686 ecotype San Diego chromosome 9, rElgMul1.1.pri, whole genome shotgun sequence includes these proteins:
- the UCMA gene encoding unique cartilage matrix-associated protein yields MNWKEVLFLSCLMTFVLLIVLKGGDTMAVDSKKAAAGDVSTESMKKKVFIQESDASNFFKKRGKRSTKSRDELNAETRQMLAADEQRREYYEEQRNEFENFVEEERDEQDERSREQIEQWRQYHYDGLYPPYLYNRHIV; encoded by the exons atgaactggaaagaagtgctttttctttcctgcctCATGACTTTTGTGCTCCTGATAG TTCTCAAGGGAGGTGACACCATGGCTGTGGATTCCAAGAAAGCGGCAGCTGGAGACGTGAGCACAGAAA GTATGAAAAAGAAAGTCTTTATACAGGAATCAGATGCCTCTAACTTTTTCAAGAAGCGGGGCAAAAGATCCACAAAATCCAGGGACGAGCTCAATG CGGAGACCCGCCAGATGCTGGCTGCAGATGAACAAAGGAGGGAGTACTATGAGGAACAGAGGAATGAATTCGAGAACTTTGTTGAGGAAGAGCGTGATG AGCAGGACGAGAGAAGCCGAGAACAGATTGAGCAGTGGCGTCAGTACCATTACGATGGCCTCTATCCACCATATCTATATAATCGGCACATTGTCTAG